A single genomic interval of Amycolatopsis albispora harbors:
- a CDS encoding thiamine pyrophosphate-binding protein has product MPVVSHAKPKSGADRLADALGELGVQVAFGLPGVHNLPIWEALADTGIQLIGVRHEQTAAYAADGYARATGKLGVAIVTTGPGAANTLAAVGEAQASGSPVLVVATDIPSTLRRPGMVRGVLHETSDQAALFAPLTKAQYTAGGTGEIAGTALTAARLALRPQSGPVYLGIPTDFLSATAQRVPDTPDRTPVAEPLDLGRARELFERAERPLIWAGGGALRAGAGAVIGELAEKLAAPVLTTFAARGLLPPEHPCLAPNSVHAPEVGALWDEADLVLGVGTDFDGLMTQNWLMPQPPTLVTVNVDAADAAKNYQPDLNLVGDARTVVTALLGELPPKEGLDKLTARLRRMSAAVRRRIREDEPQAADFLGTLEEVLPEDTILVSDMCIAGYWIGGFHRIPAPRKLAYPMGWGTLGFGFPAAIGSAAAGAGRAVCITGDGGFLYGCGDLATAAQENLPVTVVVVEDGGYGMLRYDQTHSGLPHRGVDLVGPDFVALGKSFGIRAERVKGFGRAFRRKLGAFIQADEPNLMVVEAAMRPPLNTSPRWYRKER; this is encoded by the coding sequence GTGCCGGTAGTCAGCCATGCCAAGCCGAAGTCCGGGGCCGACCGGCTCGCCGACGCACTGGGGGAACTGGGCGTTCAGGTCGCCTTCGGCCTGCCGGGGGTGCACAACCTGCCGATCTGGGAAGCACTGGCGGACACCGGGATCCAGCTGATCGGCGTCCGCCACGAGCAGACCGCCGCGTACGCCGCCGACGGGTACGCCCGCGCCACCGGCAAGCTCGGCGTGGCGATCGTGACCACCGGGCCCGGCGCGGCGAACACGCTGGCCGCGGTCGGCGAGGCGCAGGCCTCCGGCTCGCCGGTGCTGGTCGTCGCCACCGACATCCCGTCCACGCTGCGCCGTCCCGGCATGGTGCGCGGGGTGCTGCACGAGACCAGTGACCAGGCCGCGTTGTTCGCGCCGCTGACCAAGGCGCAGTACACCGCCGGCGGCACGGGGGAGATCGCCGGCACCGCGCTCACCGCGGCCCGGCTGGCGCTGCGGCCGCAGAGCGGCCCGGTCTACCTGGGCATTCCGACCGACTTCCTGTCCGCCACCGCCCAGCGCGTTCCCGATACGCCGGACCGCACGCCCGTCGCCGAGCCGCTCGACCTGGGGCGCGCGCGGGAGTTGTTCGAGCGCGCCGAGCGGCCGCTGATCTGGGCCGGTGGTGGCGCGTTGCGCGCGGGTGCCGGGGCGGTCATCGGTGAGCTGGCGGAGAAACTCGCCGCGCCGGTGCTCACCACCTTCGCCGCGCGTGGCCTGCTCCCGCCCGAACATCCTTGCCTGGCCCCGAATTCGGTGCACGCCCCGGAGGTCGGCGCGCTCTGGGACGAGGCCGACCTGGTGCTCGGCGTCGGCACCGACTTCGACGGGCTGATGACGCAGAACTGGCTGATGCCGCAACCGCCGACGCTGGTCACGGTCAACGTCGACGCGGCGGACGCGGCGAAGAACTACCAGCCGGACCTGAACCTGGTCGGGGACGCCCGCACGGTGGTCACCGCGCTGCTCGGCGAGCTGCCGCCCAAGGAAGGCCTGGACAAGCTCACCGCGCGCCTGCGGCGGATGAGCGCGGCCGTGCGCCGCCGCATCCGCGAGGACGAGCCGCAGGCCGCCGACTTCCTCGGCACACTGGAGGAAGTGCTGCCGGAGGACACGATCCTGGTCTCGGACATGTGCATCGCGGGGTACTGGATCGGCGGTTTCCACCGCATTCCGGCGCCACGCAAGCTGGCCTACCCGATGGGCTGGGGCACGCTCGGCTTCGGCTTCCCGGCCGCGATCGGCAGTGCGGCGGCGGGCGCGGGCCGCGCGGTGTGCATCACCGGCGACGGCGGTTTCCTTTACGGCTGCGGTGATCTGGCCACCGCCGCGCAGGAGAACCTGCCGGTCACCGTGGTCGTGGTGGAGGACGGCGGGTACGGCATGCTGCGGTACGACCAGACGCACAGCGGCCTGCCGCACCGCGGGGTGGACCTGGTCGGTCCCGACTTCGTCGCGCTGGGCAAGTCGTTCGGGATCCGCGCCGAGCGGGTCAAGGGCTTCGGCCGCGCCTTCCGGCGGAAGCTGGGCGCGTTCATCCAGGCCGACGAACCGAACCTAATGGTGGTCGAGGCGGCCATGCGACCCCCGCTGAACACCTCACCACGCTGGTACCGGAAGGAGCGGTGA
- a CDS encoding hydantoinase/oxoprolinase family protein, with amino-acid sequence MMALRVGVDIGGTFTDLCVLDDSGVVAIGKTLTTHDEPARAVGELLTATLTQPSQVDKLVHGTTLVTNALIERKGAKLALLATEGFRDVLEMRREHRYELYDLEIELPEPLVPRHLRFDVPERILADGSVRTPLDEDHVARLGTELAERGIEAVAICFLHSFTNPEHERRARDVLAEVAPGLRVALSSEVVPEIREFERASTTAANVYVQDLTERYLRDLEQRVHRAGIGPAPHIMLSNGGIATVDTAARYPIRILESGPAGGALAASAFGAAAGEADLLAFDMGGTTAKLCMISGGAPLVTHEFEVDRVYRLLPGSGLPVKVPVTDMIEIGVGGGSIARINALGLLTVGPDSAGSEPGPVCYGRGGTEPTVTDADLVLGYLDPGYFLGGEMALDLEAARAVIREKIAGPLGVGLAEAAYGIHAHVNEDMANAARAHAVERGKDPARLPMFTFGGAGPVHGVGVARALGARQVVAPPAAGVMSAVGFLTAPLAFDFVRTSRAGVDELSWSEVDALFAEMEREGEELLKASGVDIVTHSRIAEMRYQGQGYEIRVPVRRGEWPASLVNDFTETYRELYRRTGPDVGVEVLNWRVVSSGPVPRVNLRLNVEPGEGEARKGSRQAYFPGGFVDTAVYDRYLLKSGDRIDGPAIIEERESTLVIPPGASCTVRADASLVVTP; translated from the coding sequence GTGATGGCACTGCGGGTTGGCGTGGACATCGGTGGCACGTTCACCGATCTGTGCGTGCTGGACGACTCCGGGGTGGTGGCCATCGGCAAAACGCTGACCACCCACGACGAACCCGCCCGCGCGGTCGGTGAGCTGCTGACCGCGACGCTGACCCAGCCGTCCCAAGTGGACAAACTGGTGCACGGCACCACGCTGGTCACCAACGCGCTGATCGAGCGCAAGGGCGCGAAGCTGGCGCTGCTGGCCACCGAGGGGTTCCGCGACGTGCTGGAGATGCGCCGCGAACACCGCTACGAGCTGTACGACCTGGAAATCGAACTGCCCGAGCCGCTGGTGCCGCGGCACCTCCGGTTCGACGTGCCGGAACGGATCCTGGCCGACGGCAGCGTGCGCACCCCGCTCGACGAGGACCACGTCGCGCGGCTCGGCACCGAGCTGGCCGAGCGCGGTATCGAAGCGGTGGCCATCTGCTTCCTGCACTCCTTCACCAATCCCGAGCACGAACGCCGCGCGCGGGACGTGCTGGCCGAGGTGGCGCCGGGGCTGCGAGTCGCGCTGTCGTCGGAGGTGGTGCCCGAGATCCGCGAGTTCGAGCGCGCCTCGACCACCGCCGCGAACGTGTACGTGCAGGACCTGACCGAGCGCTACCTGCGTGACCTGGAGCAGCGGGTGCACCGCGCCGGCATCGGCCCGGCACCGCACATCATGCTGTCCAACGGCGGAATAGCCACAGTGGACACGGCCGCGCGGTACCCCATCCGCATCCTCGAATCCGGCCCGGCCGGCGGGGCGCTGGCGGCCTCGGCGTTCGGGGCCGCCGCCGGTGAGGCGGACCTGCTCGCCTTCGACATGGGCGGCACCACGGCGAAGCTGTGCATGATCTCCGGTGGCGCGCCGCTGGTCACGCACGAGTTCGAAGTGGACAGGGTGTACCGGCTGCTGCCGGGCTCCGGGCTGCCGGTGAAGGTGCCGGTGACCGACATGATCGAGATCGGCGTCGGCGGCGGCTCGATCGCCCGCATCAACGCGCTCGGTCTGCTCACCGTCGGCCCCGATTCGGCGGGTTCCGAGCCGGGACCGGTCTGTTACGGCCGTGGTGGCACCGAGCCCACGGTCACCGACGCCGACCTGGTCCTCGGTTACCTGGACCCGGGTTACTTCCTCGGCGGGGAGATGGCGCTCGACCTGGAGGCGGCTCGCGCGGTCATCCGCGAGAAGATCGCCGGACCGCTGGGCGTCGGCCTGGCCGAGGCGGCCTACGGCATTCACGCGCACGTCAACGAGGACATGGCCAACGCCGCGCGGGCGCACGCGGTGGAACGCGGCAAGGACCCGGCGCGGCTGCCGATGTTCACCTTCGGCGGTGCCGGGCCGGTGCACGGCGTGGGTGTCGCGCGGGCGCTGGGCGCGCGCCAGGTGGTGGCCCCACCGGCCGCGGGCGTGATGAGCGCGGTCGGTTTCCTCACCGCGCCACTGGCCTTCGACTTCGTGCGGACCTCGCGCGCCGGGGTGGACGAGCTGAGCTGGTCCGAAGTGGACGCCCTGTTCGCCGAAATGGAGCGCGAGGGCGAGGAACTGCTGAAAGCGTCCGGAGTGGACATAGTGACGCACAGCCGGATCGCCGAGATGCGGTACCAGGGCCAGGGGTACGAGATCCGGGTGCCGGTGCGCCGGGGGGAGTGGCCCGCCTCGCTGGTGAACGACTTCACCGAGACCTACCGCGAGCTGTACCGGCGCACCGGGCCGGACGTCGGCGTCGAGGTGCTCAACTGGCGGGTGGTCTCGTCGGGGCCGGTGCCGCGGGTGAACCTCCGGCTGAACGTCGAACCGGGCGAGGGCGAAGCCCGCAAGGGCAGCAGGCAGGCGTACTTCCCGGGTGGATTTGTCGACACCGCCGTGTACGACCGCTACCTGCTGAAGTCCGGCGACCGGATCGACGGCCCGGCGATCATCGAGGAACGCGAGTCCACTTTGGTCATACCGCCAGGCGCGAGCTGTACCGTGCGCGCCGACGCGAGCCTGGTGGTGACCCCGTGA
- a CDS encoding GntR family transcriptional regulator, whose amino-acid sequence MTSGDPSAVLAGDRGTLARAGTAERVAQILRQRITEGVFLPGTRLSEPAISGALGVSRNTLREAFQLLAHERLAVRELNRGVFVSVLTAPDIEDLYRIRRMVECAAVREAADREDLVLTGLEAALAEGKQAALDEDWRAVGTASIRWHQALCELSGSDRVAGTMRQVLAETRLFFVLTESTQAFFEPYLARHEKIIGHLRRRRFDLAEQALERYLRDAERQLLAAYHRRETR is encoded by the coding sequence ATGACCAGCGGTGATCCGTCGGCGGTGCTCGCGGGCGACCGCGGCACGCTCGCCAGGGCGGGCACCGCCGAACGGGTGGCCCAGATCCTGCGTCAGCGCATCACCGAGGGCGTTTTCCTGCCGGGGACACGGCTTTCCGAGCCCGCGATCAGCGGCGCGCTCGGTGTTTCGCGGAACACGCTGCGCGAGGCGTTCCAGTTGCTGGCGCACGAGCGGCTGGCCGTGCGGGAGCTGAATCGCGGCGTGTTCGTCAGCGTGCTGACCGCGCCGGACATCGAGGACCTGTACCGGATCCGGCGCATGGTCGAGTGCGCGGCCGTGCGTGAGGCAGCCGATCGCGAGGACCTGGTGCTCACCGGGCTGGAGGCCGCGCTCGCCGAAGGCAAGCAGGCCGCGCTCGACGAGGACTGGCGGGCCGTCGGCACCGCGAGCATCCGCTGGCACCAGGCGCTCTGCGAGCTGTCCGGCAGCGACCGCGTCGCGGGCACCATGCGGCAGGTGCTGGCCGAAACGCGTTTGTTCTTCGTGCTGACCGAAAGCACACAGGCGTTCTTCGAGCCGTACCTGGCGCGGCACGAGAAGATCATCGGCCACCTCCGGCGACGCCGGTTCGACCTGGCCGAGCAGGCACTGGAACGCTACCTCCGCGACGCCGAGCGCCAGCTGCTCGCCGCGTACCACCGAAGGGAGACCCGATGA
- the pqqD gene encoding pyrroloquinoline quinone biosynthesis peptide chaperone PqqD produces MKPRLRRGVRLTYDKVRETHVLLYPEGVLVPNKTAAAVLELCDGESTVADITAALGKHYRGVQEADVNGVLSRLVERRVVEWL; encoded by the coding sequence GTGAAACCCCGTCTGCGCCGCGGTGTCCGGCTCACCTACGACAAGGTTCGCGAGACGCACGTGCTGCTCTACCCGGAAGGTGTGCTGGTGCCGAACAAAACCGCCGCCGCCGTGCTCGAGCTGTGCGACGGCGAAAGCACGGTCGCCGACATCACCGCGGCGCTCGGCAAGCACTACCGCGGGGTGCAGGAGGCGGACGTGAACGGTGTGCTGTCACGCCTGGTGGAACGGCGGGTGGTCGAATGGCTGTGA
- a CDS encoding NAD(P)/FAD-dependent oxidoreductase codes for MAKLPEEAGVVVVGGGVIGTSCAFHLAEAGVDVLLLERGALGAGSTAKAAGGVRSSFTSRVNIELGLRGLAEFERFPARFGQEIDFRRDGYLYLITDPADLPRFEAGVALQNSFGVASRVVEPAEAKQHNPLISVDGVHAAVWSPGDGRATPDAVVQGYARAARALGATLCTGVEVDGIERDGDRIRAVRTTAGVVRTGVVLCAAGAWSARIGALAGCPLPVRPERRQVVFTGPVPGRPDSVPLTVEMPSAFYLHPEGDGLALSFPGTPEADFDTRYEPGEWLPALAELVERRAPSVLDAGIRAAWAGLYEMTPDRNQVVGEAAGVSRFLYATGFSGHGFQMGPAVGEVMRDLYLGRAPSIDVSTLDVRRFDGGGTGGGEHNIV; via the coding sequence ATGGCGAAGCTGCCCGAAGAGGCCGGCGTGGTGGTCGTCGGCGGCGGGGTGATCGGGACGAGCTGCGCGTTCCACCTGGCCGAGGCCGGGGTGGACGTGCTGCTGCTGGAACGCGGCGCGCTGGGCGCCGGCTCGACGGCGAAGGCGGCGGGCGGGGTGCGGTCCTCGTTCACCAGCCGGGTCAACATCGAGCTGGGCCTGCGCGGGCTGGCCGAATTCGAGCGGTTCCCCGCGCGGTTCGGCCAGGAGATCGACTTCCGGCGCGACGGTTACCTCTACCTGATCACCGACCCGGCCGACCTGCCGCGGTTCGAAGCGGGCGTGGCGTTGCAGAACTCGTTCGGCGTGGCGAGCCGCGTGGTCGAACCGGCGGAGGCGAAGCAGCACAACCCGCTGATCTCGGTCGACGGTGTGCACGCGGCGGTGTGGTCGCCGGGTGACGGGCGCGCGACGCCGGACGCGGTGGTGCAGGGGTACGCGCGGGCGGCGCGTGCGCTCGGCGCGACGTTGTGCACCGGCGTGGAGGTGGACGGGATCGAGCGCGACGGCGACCGGATCCGCGCGGTCCGGACCACCGCGGGAGTGGTCCGGACCGGGGTGGTGCTGTGTGCGGCCGGGGCCTGGTCGGCGCGCATCGGTGCGCTGGCGGGCTGCCCGCTGCCGGTCCGGCCGGAACGACGGCAGGTGGTGTTCACCGGTCCCGTGCCGGGGCGGCCGGATTCGGTGCCGCTGACGGTGGAAATGCCCTCGGCGTTCTACCTCCACCCCGAGGGCGACGGGCTGGCCTTGTCGTTCCCCGGCACGCCGGAGGCGGACTTCGACACGCGGTACGAGCCGGGGGAGTGGCTGCCGGCGCTGGCCGAACTGGTCGAGCGGCGGGCGCCGTCGGTGCTGGACGCGGGCATCCGCGCGGCCTGGGCGGGGTTGTACGAGATGACGCCGGACCGGAACCAGGTGGTCGGCGAGGCGGCCGGGGTGTCGCGATTCCTGTACGCCACCGGGTTTTCCGGCCACGGGTTCCAGATGGGCCCGGCGGTGGGCGAGGTGATGCGGGACCTCTACCTGGGACGGGCGCCGTCGATCGACGTCTCCACGCTGGACGTGCGCCGCTTCGACGGCGGCGGAACCGGCGGCGGGGAGCACAACATCGTCTAG
- the pqqC gene encoding pyrroloquinoline-quinone synthase PqqC produces the protein MSAPLSHEEFAAALRGLSHRYWGTHPFHHRMHAGELSERELRIWAANRWYYQRMIPQKDAAIISNCPLPEVRRQWLPRLVYHDGATAGEGGIERWLRLCEAVGLSREEVLDERHVAPGVRFAVDAYVTFARTKPWVEAVASGLTEMFSGHLMKRRVADMLANYAWINRTDLAYFTNRIDAVSGEGQATVDLVLRHCETRAQQEAAIAALSFKCDVLWSILDAIERAAAKE, from the coding sequence ATGAGCGCGCCGCTCAGCCACGAAGAGTTCGCCGCCGCCCTGCGTGGACTGTCCCACCGGTACTGGGGCACCCACCCGTTCCACCACCGGATGCACGCCGGTGAGCTGTCCGAGCGCGAACTGCGGATCTGGGCCGCGAACCGCTGGTACTACCAGCGCATGATCCCGCAGAAGGACGCGGCGATCATCAGCAACTGCCCGCTGCCCGAGGTACGCAGGCAGTGGCTCCCCCGGCTGGTCTACCACGACGGCGCCACCGCGGGTGAGGGCGGTATCGAGCGCTGGCTGCGGTTGTGCGAGGCGGTCGGTCTCAGCCGCGAGGAAGTGCTGGACGAGCGGCACGTCGCGCCCGGTGTGCGATTCGCCGTGGACGCCTATGTCACTTTCGCCAGGACAAAACCGTGGGTGGAAGCGGTGGCCTCCGGCCTGACCGAGATGTTCTCCGGTCATCTGATGAAACGCCGCGTGGCCGACATGCTGGCGAACTACGCCTGGATCAACCGCACCGACCTGGCCTACTTCACCAACCGCATCGACGCCGTCTCCGGCGAGGGACAGGCCACTGTGGACCTGGTGCTGCGCCACTGCGAGACCCGCGCCCAGCAGGAGGCCGCGATCGCCGCGCTCTCCTTCAAGTGCGACGTGCTGTGGTCCATCTTGGACGCCATCGAACGCGCCGCGGCCAAGGAGTGA
- a CDS encoding SDR family NAD(P)-dependent oxidoreductase, whose amino-acid sequence MGRMDNKVVVVFGGARGIGLATVKEFLAEGAVVRSSDIREPAEDLGHENFTHTEVDATDESAVQSFVEQVLGEHGRIDVLFSNVGIHLGKPLPETTLAEFDHIFAVNVRTAFLAARAVLPHMIAAKAGSIVLTSSNGGMMGRPADPVYNATKHALVGLAKSLAVAHAHLGIRVNTVNPGAIDTDMLRSTLASPDEFEAKQHALTASTPAARVGEAWEVAKAVLFLASDESRFVNGAVLPVDGAKAAGAMPGNRYSLDFELGVR is encoded by the coding sequence ATGGGGCGCATGGACAACAAGGTCGTGGTGGTCTTCGGCGGGGCACGCGGGATCGGCCTGGCCACGGTGAAGGAGTTCCTCGCCGAGGGCGCGGTCGTGCGGTCGAGCGACATCCGCGAACCGGCCGAAGACCTCGGGCACGAGAACTTCACGCACACCGAAGTCGACGCCACCGACGAGAGCGCCGTGCAGTCCTTTGTGGAGCAGGTGCTCGGCGAGCACGGCCGGATCGACGTGTTGTTCAGCAACGTCGGCATCCACCTCGGCAAGCCGCTGCCGGAAACCACGCTCGCCGAGTTCGACCACATCTTCGCGGTCAACGTGCGCACCGCCTTCCTGGCCGCCCGCGCGGTGCTGCCGCACATGATCGCCGCCAAGGCGGGCAGCATCGTGCTCACCTCGTCGAACGGCGGCATGATGGGCCGCCCGGCGGATCCGGTCTACAACGCCACCAAGCACGCGCTGGTCGGGCTGGCGAAGTCGCTCGCGGTGGCACACGCGCACCTCGGCATCCGGGTCAACACCGTCAATCCCGGCGCGATCGACACCGACATGCTGCGCAGCACGCTGGCGTCGCCCGACGAGTTCGAGGCCAAGCAGCACGCGCTGACCGCGAGCACGCCGGCCGCGCGGGTCGGGGAGGCGTGGGAGGTGGCGAAGGCGGTGCTGTTCCTGGCCAGCGACGAATCGCGGTTCGTCAACGGTGCCGTGCTCCCGGTGGACGGCGCGAAGGCGGCCGGGGCCATGCCCGGCAACCGGTACTCGCTCGATTTCGAGCTGGGCGTCCGATGA
- the pqqA gene encoding pyrroloquinoline quinone precursor peptide PqqA, translated as MIETATEVWTTPDFVEYETPMEVTAYAARME; from the coding sequence ATGATCGAAACCGCTACCGAGGTCTGGACCACTCCGGACTTCGTGGAGTACGAGACCCCGATGGAAGTCACGGCCTACGCGGCCCGGATGGAATAA
- a CDS encoding WS/DGAT/MGAT family O-acyltransferase has protein sequence MPLMPITDSMFLMVESREHPMHVGGLQLFRKPEDAGPDYLSEIRRRLLDRSEVRRAFRRRPARPVNTMGYAAWAEDVELELDYHFRHSALPQPGRIRELLELTGRWHSTLLDRHRPLWEVHLVEGLRDDRFAMYSKVHHALMDGVSALRQMQATLSESPDERDSPPPWGGPAATKGVRRSRRDPVSLLTGARQSLSQLAKLPGAAVKVATEAFREHSLTLPTQAPKTMLNVPIGGARRFAAQSWSLDRVRQVATAAGVSRNDVVLAMCSGALRDYLIEQRALPDTAMVAMVPVSMRKPVETGASSGNAVGALLCNLATDRSDPAERLKLIHQSMRNAKRIFKDLTPVQALILSGINVAPLGASTIPGFVNNTRPPFNLVISNVPGPRKTMYWNGAQLDGVYPASVLLDGQALNITLTSNGDNLDFGITGCRRSVPHLQRILTHLDTALAELESAVA, from the coding sequence ATGCCGCTGATGCCCATCACCGACTCGATGTTCCTGATGGTGGAATCCCGCGAGCACCCGATGCACGTCGGCGGCCTCCAGCTGTTCCGCAAACCCGAAGACGCCGGGCCGGACTACCTCAGCGAAATCCGGCGCAGGCTGCTCGACCGCTCCGAGGTCCGCCGCGCCTTCCGCCGCCGTCCCGCCCGCCCGGTGAACACCATGGGTTACGCCGCCTGGGCCGAGGACGTCGAACTCGAACTCGACTACCACTTCCGGCATTCCGCGCTGCCGCAGCCGGGCCGCATCCGCGAGCTGCTCGAACTGACCGGCCGCTGGCACAGCACGCTGCTCGACCGGCACCGTCCACTGTGGGAAGTCCACCTGGTGGAGGGCTTGCGGGACGACCGGTTCGCGATGTACAGCAAGGTGCACCACGCGTTGATGGACGGGGTTTCCGCGCTCCGCCAGATGCAGGCGACGCTCAGCGAGAGCCCGGACGAGCGTGACTCTCCGCCGCCGTGGGGCGGGCCGGCAGCGACAAAGGGCGTGCGACGCAGCCGCCGCGACCCGGTCTCGCTGCTCACCGGCGCGCGCCAGTCGCTCAGCCAGCTGGCGAAGCTGCCGGGGGCCGCGGTGAAGGTGGCCACCGAAGCCTTCCGCGAGCACAGCCTGACCCTGCCGACGCAGGCCCCGAAGACCATGCTCAACGTGCCGATCGGTGGTGCGCGGCGGTTCGCCGCGCAGTCGTGGTCGCTCGACCGCGTGCGCCAGGTGGCCACCGCGGCCGGTGTCTCCCGCAACGACGTGGTGCTGGCGATGTGCTCCGGCGCCCTGCGTGACTACCTCATCGAGCAGCGGGCGCTGCCGGACACCGCGATGGTCGCGATGGTGCCGGTGTCCATGCGCAAACCGGTCGAAACCGGCGCCAGCTCGGGCAACGCGGTCGGCGCGCTGCTGTGCAACCTGGCCACCGACCGCAGCGATCCGGCCGAGCGGCTCAAGCTGATCCACCAGTCCATGCGGAACGCCAAGCGGATCTTCAAAGACCTCACCCCGGTGCAGGCGCTCATCCTGTCCGGCATCAACGTGGCCCCGCTGGGCGCGTCCACCATCCCCGGCTTCGTCAACAACACGCGCCCGCCGTTCAACCTGGTGATCTCGAACGTGCCCGGCCCGCGCAAGACCATGTACTGGAACGGCGCGCAGCTCGACGGGGTCTACCCGGCCTCGGTACTGCTCGACGGGCAGGCCCTGAACATCACGCTGACCAGCAACGGCGACAACCTCGACTTCGGCATCACCGGCTGCCGCCGCAGCGTGCCGCACCTGCAGCGCATCCTCACCCACCTGGACACCGCGCTGGCCGAACTGGAGAGCGCGGTCGCCTGA
- a CDS encoding hydantoinase B/oxoprolinase family protein, producing the protein MSVDPILVGVIGNRLHSILAEQQNALVNTAFSAVVRESLDLACAVFDSRGEMIGQSVGGTPGHINAMATGMHHFVAAFPPERLEPGDVLLTNDPWQTAGQINDITVATPVFHRGRVIAWFASCCHAPDIGGRLVSAEANEVFEEGLRLPIMKFLRAGEVNAELEAIIRANVRTPEETIGDLYAQVAGNEVGAASLVRLAEEYGLDSIDEIAAEIMNRSERALRDAIAALPDGTFRSELRTDGFGDEEVRLKVALTVRGEDIDIDFAGSSPQSRHGINVVLNYTRAYASFAVKAAIAPEVPHNAGSFRPVHVTAPAGSVLNCLPPAPVASRHLIGHFLPSLLIGALDGRMAHSADALWMTIWRGRSEPDGREFMLNVFQTGGIGARTTKDGLNTTGFPSGLRATPTEVIETMAPLVQTRRVLRTDSGGAGTYRGGLGQSTTVVARGNISWSVNGNVDRTTAPATGVHCGHDGAPGRFGLADGTALPGKRRVQLAPEAEVDVVLPGAGGYGDPRERDPERVLADVVDGYVSIEAAREVYGVEIRYTGRPDALVRLPADYQIVERD; encoded by the coding sequence GTGAGCGTGGACCCGATCCTCGTCGGCGTGATCGGCAACCGGCTGCACTCGATCCTCGCCGAGCAGCAGAACGCACTGGTCAACACGGCCTTTTCGGCGGTGGTCCGTGAATCGCTCGACCTGGCGTGCGCGGTGTTCGACTCCCGCGGCGAGATGATCGGGCAGTCGGTCGGCGGCACGCCCGGTCACATCAACGCGATGGCCACCGGGATGCACCACTTCGTCGCCGCCTTCCCGCCGGAGCGGCTCGAACCGGGCGACGTGCTGCTCACCAACGACCCGTGGCAGACGGCGGGCCAGATCAACGACATCACCGTGGCCACCCCGGTGTTCCACCGCGGCCGGGTGATCGCCTGGTTTGCTTCGTGCTGCCACGCGCCGGACATCGGCGGTCGGCTGGTTTCGGCCGAGGCGAACGAGGTGTTCGAAGAGGGCCTCCGGCTGCCGATCATGAAGTTCCTCCGCGCCGGCGAGGTGAACGCCGAGCTGGAGGCGATCATCCGCGCCAACGTGCGCACGCCGGAGGAAACCATCGGCGACCTGTACGCGCAGGTCGCGGGCAACGAGGTCGGGGCGGCGAGCCTGGTGCGCCTGGCGGAGGAGTACGGCCTGGACTCGATCGACGAGATCGCCGCGGAGATCATGAACCGGTCCGAACGGGCGCTGCGCGACGCCATCGCCGCGCTGCCGGACGGCACCTTCCGCAGTGAGCTGCGCACCGACGGCTTCGGTGACGAGGAGGTACGGCTCAAGGTCGCGCTGACCGTGCGCGGTGAGGACATCGACATCGACTTCGCCGGTTCGTCGCCGCAGAGCAGGCACGGCATCAACGTGGTGCTCAACTACACCAGGGCGTACGCCTCCTTCGCGGTGAAGGCGGCGATCGCGCCGGAGGTGCCGCACAACGCGGGCTCGTTCCGGCCGGTGCACGTGACCGCGCCCGCCGGTTCGGTGCTGAACTGCCTGCCGCCCGCGCCGGTCGCCTCGCGGCACCTGATCGGCCACTTCCTGCCGTCGCTGCTGATCGGCGCGCTGGACGGGCGGATGGCGCACAGCGCGGACGCGCTGTGGATGACCATCTGGCGTGGACGGTCCGAACCGGACGGTCGCGAGTTCATGCTGAACGTCTTCCAGACCGGCGGCATCGGGGCCAGGACCACCAAGGACGGGCTGAACACCACGGGCTTCCCCAGCGGCCTGCGCGCCACGCCGACCGAGGTGATCGAGACCATGGCGCCACTGGTCCAGACCCGCCGGGTGCTGCGCACCGACTCCGGTGGCGCGGGCACCTACCGCGGTGGTCTCGGCCAGTCCACCACGGTGGTGGCCCGCGGGAACATTTCCTGGAGCGTCAACGGAAACGTGGACCGGACCACCGCACCGGCGACGGGTGTCCACTGTGGACACGACGGAGCGCCCGGCCGGTTCGGTCTCGCCGACGGCACGGCCCTGCCCGGCAAGCGCCGCGTGCAGCTGGCGCCCGAAGCGGAGGTGGACGTGGTGCTGCCGGGCGCCGGTGGTTACGGCGACCCACGCGAACGCGACCCGGAACGCGTGCTGGCGGACGTGGTCGACGGGTACGTGTCGATCGAAGCAGCCCGCGAGGTCTACGGGGTGGAAATCCGTTACACCGGCAGGCCGGACGCGCTGGTCCGGCTGCCCGCCGACTACCAGATCGTGGAAAGGGACTGA